In Cryptomeria japonica chromosome 5, Sugi_1.0, whole genome shotgun sequence, the genomic window ACACTCTCATAATAATACCCAAATCCGAAACATAAAACTCTCACACAGTCCCATTCTCATATTCTAAGCGCTGCCAATGTCAATGCTTTTAACGTCGCCGCCATTAGCAGCATCAGGCTGTGTTTTGGGAGCGTTCACAGTCAAAACCCCGTTCTCCAGCTTTGCCGAAATGCCGTCCAAATTCACATTTGCAGGCAGACGGAATTGCCTCATAAATCGCCCGCTCGACCGCTCCACACGGTGCCACTGATCCGTCTTTTCCTCCTGTTCTTTGTGCCTCTCACCGCTTATTCGCAGAGTATTCTTATCCACTAAATCGATTTTCAGATCCTCTTTCCTCAGTCCTGCAATCaccaaaacaaaatttaaatcttTAAGAC contains:
- the LOC131876388 gene encoding 18.1 kDa class I heat shock protein-like, translating into MALTPFFGRGISAWDPWENNLFDPWLPIPRVWDAMDFSVPTAASSFSRDAMAVANTRVDWKENPEAHVFTADLPGLRKEDLKIDLVDKNTLRISGERHKEQEEKTDQWHRVERSSGRFMRQFRLPANVNLDGISAKLENGVLTVNAPKTQPDAANGGDVKSIDIGSA